In Sandaracinaceae bacterium, the following proteins share a genomic window:
- a CDS encoding tetratricopeptide repeat protein, whose translation MATQVIAVSSRCPRWLRSSALVALLLGPACVSTGCNKGESEETAGSGEGTAGGETAGGTATDLERPPGSVGPQEQPVDPDDPMSDPNPQPAPAPGGTATAGGSGTQAAPAANRWGARDSEACRPPARPPMSAAAQSHIRQGVSAAANNNPEGARTAFMAALAQDPRSYHAAFNLGVLADRAGNETQATEYYRQALRIQEDYEPAVRGLIAIAMRRNDRTGALAVVEPLARRFPSNLELQAIHAEVLVDNQRYEQAWDAARRALRCDERYVPALRALIKASLAQDRKELAQSILTNALSAAPNDAELHYLNAQVLGRETGRAREVVSELERAVELRPSYSEARMQLGTLLLRSGNYAGALAQFEAVSRLNPTLPAVHLNLGDAYRSLRRWQEAKAAYDRVLASSPNMPEVYFNLGLMYRTAQADFPGLDQIQALQRARESFARYRNLMGPRLTRDDPSEQYLSELDRLIGRAQRAAEEAAREAERAANPPPEEAETPPEEEEWL comes from the coding sequence ATGGCAACCCAGGTAATCGCTGTGTCCTCGCGCTGCCCTCGGTGGCTGCGCAGCAGCGCGCTGGTCGCGCTCCTGCTCGGCCCCGCGTGCGTCTCCACTGGCTGCAACAAGGGCGAGTCCGAAGAAACCGCCGGCTCTGGCGAGGGAACCGCTGGCGGCGAGACCGCCGGCGGCACCGCGACCGACCTCGAGCGGCCTCCTGGGAGCGTCGGGCCCCAGGAACAGCCCGTCGACCCAGACGATCCGATGTCGGACCCGAACCCGCAGCCGGCACCAGCGCCGGGCGGGACCGCCACTGCGGGAGGGTCCGGCACACAGGCTGCGCCAGCGGCCAACCGTTGGGGGGCGCGTGACAGCGAGGCGTGTCGCCCGCCAGCCCGACCGCCGATGAGCGCGGCCGCGCAGTCCCACATCCGTCAGGGGGTGTCGGCGGCCGCCAACAACAACCCGGAGGGCGCTCGGACGGCGTTCATGGCCGCTCTCGCGCAGGATCCGCGCTCCTACCATGCAGCGTTCAACCTGGGAGTCCTCGCCGACCGCGCGGGCAACGAGACGCAGGCCACCGAGTATTACCGGCAGGCCCTCCGCATCCAGGAGGACTACGAGCCAGCCGTTCGCGGCCTGATCGCCATCGCCATGCGACGCAACGATCGCACGGGTGCGCTCGCCGTCGTCGAGCCTCTCGCGCGGCGCTTCCCATCCAACCTCGAGCTCCAGGCGATCCACGCCGAGGTCTTGGTGGACAACCAACGCTACGAGCAGGCGTGGGACGCCGCGCGTCGTGCGCTCCGCTGTGACGAGCGGTACGTGCCCGCGCTGCGTGCGCTCATCAAGGCCAGCCTGGCCCAGGACCGCAAAGAGCTGGCGCAGTCCATCTTGACCAACGCGCTCAGCGCTGCCCCCAACGACGCGGAGCTGCACTACCTGAACGCCCAGGTCCTGGGTCGCGAGACCGGGCGTGCACGTGAGGTCGTCTCTGAGCTCGAACGCGCGGTCGAGCTGCGGCCCAGCTATTCGGAAGCACGCATGCAGCTTGGGACGCTCCTGCTCCGCAGCGGCAACTACGCTGGAGCGTTGGCCCAGTTCGAGGCGGTGTCGCGCCTGAACCCCACGCTCCCCGCGGTGCATCTGAACCTCGGCGACGCCTATCGTTCGCTGCGGCGCTGGCAGGAGGCGAAGGCTGCCTACGACCGGGTGCTGGCGTCTTCGCCCAACATGCCCGAGGTGTACTTCAACCTCGGTCTGATGTACCGGACGGCGCAGGCGGACTTCCCGGGCCTCGACCAGATCCAGGCGCTGCAGCGCGCCCGCGAGTCGTTCGCCCGCTACCGCAACCTGATGGGTCCACGGCTCACGCGCGACGACCCGTCCGAGCAGTACCTGAGCGAGCTCGACCGACTCATCGGTCGCGCGCAGCGCGCCGCCGAAGAGGCTGCGCGCGAGGCCGAGCGTGCCGCCAACCCGCCTCCCGAGGAAGCGGAGACACCGCCCGAAGAGGAGGAGTGGCTATGA
- a CDS encoding tetratricopeptide repeat protein — protein MSRLSTLARGSSVQAVALWLALAHGSTALAQGPTAAPAPTGDTGAAPEADTGAAPPADAAGDRDTPREDGAPADSPWGSASDVELPSFLDTTDSRVQDTRPAPTAEQIEALRLLEAEVGRFTNSGSTYRDTVVSLVRREYLRQRRSRDQWFARQIREEERLTNEARERAIALFERFIRRYPADPNYTPDAMFRLGELYFERSAVQFQEQYDEAALARANGDEGAMDRLPTTPDLNPTVELYQRIVRQFPDYRRIDGVYYLIGYCLNEMGRLEEARDAWLALVCANRYAYDPDQAAYRRAAAAAAGEEAPADAADADHPSLQLGAAVEDVQAQVFVNPYTECTPVMADARFVSETWFRIGEYHFDDYVDTFAVDKAIAAYNVILRDPEDRNYGLALYKVAWAYYRANRFEQAVRHFGMLVQWSDDQMAATGRAGSDLRPEAMQYLGITFAYGDWNDNMVPDLEEGGPSGFQRLQNPQLLPQDREWTPDVYFATGEVFYEEAKYQDAIDIWRYAITHWPNHRLVPHYIDRIATANRDMARRDAELAALVSLRDYGPGSEWYSENMDHPSELREAERLAEMSLIRAAVETHQTAQRTRQECVVNRDMELCNEATRQYQAAAEAYGSYLERYPNTQEAYELHFNLADALFWSGSYEQAATTYAEVRDSNLDDRHLHEAARMVVESIKRLIDEEVRAGRLSVRDEPPEATGEPPQVRPLQMPMLLQRMAQARELFLARVDEDHDAERLRPAYDYNNAVLLYQYGYWRQAGERFQRIYDERCTGALGAPEGRIAYQSLRNMALQLNNTDEVERLARDFQERRCTFGADEPVDCEDPENREEPACTADNDLTAIEYRRAIAKFREAERAPAGAQQITLYEEAAGMLVDAVDRNPANPEAPKALIFAATALARAGRPSSAQDLYRRVIRDVGDRRGADDDEQVELDKIMAEAFFRLAIAAKAAFEFEAALENFRILADSPRFANTNNDDVRQWREDGLVNSAILLQQLGRYREAVAYYTRVAQSTSDEEVRRNARYAIAEMAYNQRSYNDAVREYRAFISTYQRDAAAGELVVQAYWRIAQIRLALNQQNEYQTALADVVRAFSASGQEPGSIAAEYAANARFLIVDRGMAQMERYTMTFGRPATGAEFQARMQSEITRGADLVTGLRDGYDTVPPYRRPTWTIGALVRNGRLYELLTRGILEAEIVAPADVQRVWRQLDRYDRESVQLEFEGTVRGVLAERVRPFECKAIANYALAARAGLAGNIDNEFTRIAADRLQAYGEERIAECLVSEQANIPDLEAARPGEFARSPAGQVQSIPPGVSPPALVSED, from the coding sequence ATGAGTCGCCTCTCCACGCTTGCGAGGGGGTCGTCGGTTCAGGCCGTCGCGCTCTGGCTCGCGCTCGCCCACGGCTCCACGGCGCTCGCGCAGGGGCCCACTGCGGCCCCCGCCCCCACCGGTGACACCGGGGCGGCGCCCGAAGCGGACACGGGAGCCGCGCCCCCAGCGGACGCCGCGGGCGACCGCGACACGCCACGGGAGGACGGCGCGCCAGCCGATTCGCCGTGGGGCAGCGCCAGTGACGTCGAGCTGCCGAGCTTCCTCGACACCACGGACAGTCGCGTGCAGGACACGCGTCCGGCCCCGACAGCAGAACAGATCGAGGCGCTTCGCCTGCTCGAGGCCGAGGTCGGGCGCTTCACCAACTCGGGTTCGACGTACCGGGACACGGTCGTGTCGCTGGTGCGTCGCGAGTACCTGCGGCAGCGACGCTCGCGTGATCAGTGGTTCGCCCGCCAGATTCGCGAGGAAGAGCGGCTGACGAACGAGGCTCGGGAGCGCGCCATCGCGCTCTTCGAGCGCTTCATTCGGCGCTATCCGGCCGATCCGAACTACACACCGGACGCCATGTTCCGCCTTGGCGAGCTGTATTTCGAGCGCAGCGCCGTGCAGTTTCAGGAGCAGTACGACGAGGCAGCGCTGGCTCGGGCCAACGGTGACGAGGGAGCGATGGACCGCCTCCCCACCACACCGGACCTCAACCCCACGGTGGAGTTGTACCAGCGCATCGTGCGCCAGTTCCCGGACTACCGACGCATCGATGGCGTGTACTACCTCATCGGGTACTGCCTCAACGAAATGGGGCGTCTGGAGGAGGCGCGTGACGCGTGGCTCGCGCTGGTGTGCGCCAATCGTTACGCCTACGACCCCGACCAGGCCGCGTACCGGCGGGCCGCCGCCGCCGCTGCGGGCGAAGAGGCGCCTGCGGACGCAGCAGACGCCGACCATCCGTCATTGCAGCTCGGCGCTGCGGTGGAGGACGTCCAGGCGCAGGTGTTCGTCAACCCCTACACCGAGTGCACGCCCGTGATGGCCGACGCTCGCTTCGTGAGCGAGACGTGGTTCCGCATCGGCGAGTACCACTTCGACGACTACGTCGACACGTTCGCGGTCGACAAGGCCATCGCGGCCTACAACGTCATCCTGCGCGACCCCGAAGACCGGAACTACGGACTGGCGCTCTACAAGGTCGCTTGGGCGTACTACCGCGCCAACCGCTTCGAGCAGGCGGTGCGTCACTTCGGCATGTTGGTGCAATGGTCGGACGACCAGATGGCCGCGACCGGTCGCGCTGGCTCGGATCTACGTCCGGAGGCGATGCAGTACCTGGGCATCACGTTCGCGTACGGTGACTGGAACGACAACATGGTGCCCGATCTCGAGGAGGGCGGGCCGAGCGGGTTCCAGCGTCTACAGAACCCCCAGCTGCTCCCGCAGGACCGTGAGTGGACGCCGGACGTCTACTTCGCCACGGGTGAGGTCTTCTACGAGGAGGCCAAGTATCAGGACGCCATCGACATCTGGCGCTACGCCATCACGCACTGGCCGAACCATCGCCTCGTGCCGCACTACATCGACCGCATCGCCACGGCGAACCGCGACATGGCCCGCCGTGACGCGGAGCTGGCCGCGCTGGTGTCCCTGCGTGACTACGGTCCAGGGAGCGAGTGGTACAGCGAGAACATGGACCACCCCAGCGAGCTCCGTGAGGCAGAGCGTCTGGCGGAGATGTCTCTCATTCGCGCGGCGGTCGAGACGCACCAAACGGCGCAACGGACGCGCCAGGAGTGCGTCGTCAATCGCGACATGGAACTCTGCAACGAGGCCACCCGTCAGTACCAGGCGGCTGCGGAGGCCTACGGCTCCTACCTGGAGCGGTATCCGAACACTCAGGAAGCCTACGAGCTGCACTTCAATCTGGCGGACGCGCTGTTCTGGTCTGGCTCGTACGAGCAGGCGGCCACCACGTACGCCGAGGTGCGCGACTCCAACCTCGACGATCGCCACCTTCACGAAGCGGCTCGGATGGTGGTGGAGTCCATCAAGCGCCTGATCGACGAGGAGGTCAGGGCGGGACGACTGTCCGTGCGCGACGAGCCTCCCGAGGCGACGGGGGAGCCCCCGCAAGTGCGACCGCTCCAGATGCCCATGCTGCTACAGCGCATGGCGCAGGCGCGTGAGCTCTTCTTGGCGCGCGTCGATGAAGACCACGACGCGGAGCGTCTGCGCCCGGCCTACGACTACAACAACGCCGTGTTGCTCTACCAGTACGGGTACTGGCGCCAAGCGGGCGAGCGCTTCCAGCGCATCTACGACGAGCGCTGCACCGGAGCGCTCGGGGCTCCCGAGGGACGCATCGCCTATCAGAGCCTGCGCAACATGGCGCTGCAGCTGAACAACACGGACGAGGTGGAGCGCCTCGCACGCGACTTCCAGGAGCGTCGCTGCACCTTCGGCGCGGACGAGCCGGTCGACTGTGAGGATCCCGAGAACCGCGAGGAGCCCGCGTGTACCGCGGACAACGACCTCACGGCCATCGAGTACCGTCGGGCCATCGCGAAATTCCGTGAGGCGGAGCGGGCCCCCGCGGGTGCCCAGCAGATCACCCTGTACGAGGAGGCCGCCGGAATGCTCGTCGACGCCGTCGACCGCAACCCGGCCAACCCCGAGGCCCCCAAGGCGCTGATCTTCGCCGCCACCGCCCTCGCGCGCGCTGGCCGTCCCAGCAGCGCGCAGGACCTCTACCGCCGCGTGATCCGAGACGTCGGGGACCGTCGCGGCGCCGATGACGACGAGCAGGTGGAGCTCGACAAGATCATGGCCGAGGCGTTCTTCCGGTTGGCCATCGCCGCGAAGGCCGCGTTCGAGTTCGAGGCCGCCCTCGAGAACTTCCGCATCTTGGCGGACTCGCCGCGCTTCGCGAACACCAACAACGACGACGTGCGTCAGTGGCGCGAGGACGGGCTGGTCAACTCGGCCATCCTGCTCCAGCAGCTCGGTCGCTACCGCGAGGCCGTCGCGTACTACACGCGCGTGGCGCAATCGACGTCCGACGAAGAGGTGCGCCGCAACGCGCGCTACGCCATCGCCGAGATGGCCTACAACCAGCGGTCCTACAACGACGCGGTGCGCGAGTACCGGGCGTTCATCTCGACGTACCAGCGGGATGCAGCGGCGGGCGAGCTGGTGGTGCAGGCGTACTGGCGCATCGCGCAGATTCGCCTGGCCCTGAACCAGCAGAACGAATACCAGACGGCGCTGGCCGACGTCGTTCGAGCGTTCTCGGCATCCGGTCAGGAGCCGGGCTCGATCGCCGCCGAGTACGCGGCCAACGCGCGCTTCCTCATCGTGGACCGCGGCATGGCCCAGATGGAGCGCTACACCATGACCTTCGGCCGTCCCGCCACGGGCGCCGAGTTCCAAGCCCGGATGCAGAGCGAGATCACGCGTGGCGCCGACCTCGTGACGGGTCTGCGCGACGGCTACGACACGGTGCCGCCGTACCGTCGCCCGACGTGGACCATCGGCGCGCTGGTGCGCAACGGGCGCCTGTACGAGCTGCTCACGCGCGGCATCCTCGAGGCCGAGATCGTCGCGCCTGCGGACGTGCAGCGCGTCTGGCGTCAGCTCGACCGTTACGACCGCGAGTCGGTGCAGCTGGAGTTCGAGGGCACGGTGCGCGGGGTCCTCGCCGAGCGCGTGCGTCCGTTCGAGTGCAAGGCCATCGCGAACTACGCGCTCGCCGCGCGCGCCGGTCTCGCAGGAAACATCGACAACGAGTTCACGCGCATCGCCGCCGATCGCCTCCAGGCGTACGGTGAGGAGCGTATCGCGGAGTGTCTGGTCTCGGAGCAGGCGAACATTCCCGACCTCGAGGCAGCGCGCCCCGGCGAGTTCGCACGGTCGCCCGCCGGGCAGGTGCAGTCCATCCCGCCGGGCGTTTCGCCCCCCGCGCTGGTCTCGGAGGATTGA
- a CDS encoding tetratricopeptide repeat protein, whose protein sequence is MSCIAAQGAPSVAGAQSVERVTREIGDIEGRAAALLQQPLRRSALRSPTYVEERLTNGELYFRMEDYLQASIIFSDIVDNYPQHRAYPDALFQLGESLFHLGDYFGARTRFREVLTRANESGFQAYTQQSLGRLIEIAIHVQDFEGVDAYFQRLSQMPSSELAAHSLYFRAKYLYSMAVPSSAVLVEGSGARVDTGRLEEARLAFAQSQPNSPYRLQSQYFIGVIHALRAEYPQAIEAFRQVLRSEATTREQRSVVDLTYLALGRLYYETDQIQQSVEAYQSVPRTSEHFEYALYEIAWAYIRMGDSIRAERALEVLAVAAPNSHLIPDAQVLRGNLLLRNGRFDDANAVFLEVRGTFAPVLRELEDIRSTHADLPGYFRQIVRENLDDFDATDFLPRSAQQWVELGDEYERAITVVSDLNTSRRLIRETEDLIVRLNGALAAPNGAAIFSDLRDHLQAISALQTRLSRARQGLIEAEARSGSASPEVQEVRAQRRRIEEDLGRMPVSADDFIAADDVYHNRYRRLRRELRELEVQVMGLEAQIVATERFMADTEGSRQAEPEGVETELAQQRTAVEDYRTRINQLRRDIEIAELQVGVGDARYERDEQLRTEYAALVARERQLTGGGRSDVDAALQRISDLERRLVERKRAVAAISAERIAEIRVVVDEEAAHVVTYRESLAALEGETEEVIGVIAHQNFMDVRDRFYDMVLRADVGRVDVAWAEREEHRLRVDMLTRERQREMQVLDDEFSDIMDTVEDEEEGAQ, encoded by the coding sequence TTGAGCTGCATCGCGGCCCAGGGGGCGCCGTCCGTCGCGGGGGCGCAATCCGTCGAGCGCGTGACGCGGGAGATCGGGGACATCGAGGGCCGCGCGGCGGCCTTGCTCCAGCAACCATTGCGTCGGAGCGCGCTTCGGAGCCCCACGTACGTGGAAGAGCGCCTCACCAACGGTGAACTCTACTTCCGCATGGAGGACTACCTCCAAGCCAGCATCATCTTCTCCGACATCGTCGACAACTACCCACAACACCGCGCGTATCCAGACGCGCTGTTCCAACTGGGCGAGTCGCTGTTTCACCTCGGAGACTACTTCGGGGCACGCACGCGCTTCCGTGAGGTCCTCACGCGCGCGAACGAGTCGGGCTTCCAAGCGTACACGCAGCAGAGTCTCGGCCGCCTGATCGAGATCGCCATCCACGTCCAGGATTTCGAGGGCGTCGATGCCTACTTCCAACGCCTGAGCCAGATGCCGAGCAGCGAGCTGGCCGCGCATTCCCTCTACTTCAGGGCGAAGTACCTTTACAGCATGGCGGTGCCCTCGTCCGCGGTGCTGGTCGAAGGGAGCGGCGCGCGCGTGGACACGGGGCGTCTCGAAGAGGCGCGCCTGGCGTTCGCGCAGTCCCAGCCGAACAGCCCCTACCGCCTCCAGAGCCAGTATTTCATCGGCGTCATTCACGCTCTCCGCGCGGAGTACCCGCAGGCCATCGAGGCGTTCCGCCAGGTGCTGCGTTCCGAAGCGACGACGCGCGAGCAGCGGTCCGTGGTCGACCTCACCTACCTCGCGTTGGGCCGCTTGTACTACGAGACGGACCAGATCCAGCAGTCGGTCGAGGCGTACCAGTCCGTGCCGCGAACGTCCGAGCACTTCGAGTACGCGCTGTACGAGATCGCGTGGGCCTACATCCGCATGGGAGACTCCATCCGCGCGGAGCGCGCGCTGGAGGTGCTCGCCGTGGCCGCTCCCAACAGCCACCTCATCCCCGACGCACAGGTCCTGCGAGGCAACCTCCTGCTTCGCAACGGTCGTTTCGATGACGCCAACGCCGTGTTCCTCGAGGTCCGTGGCACGTTCGCGCCGGTGCTCCGCGAGTTGGAGGACATTCGCTCCACCCACGCCGATCTCCCGGGCTACTTCCGGCAAATCGTGCGTGAGAACCTGGACGACTTCGACGCGACGGACTTCCTCCCACGAAGCGCCCAGCAGTGGGTCGAGCTGGGTGACGAATACGAGCGCGCCATCACGGTCGTGAGTGACCTGAACACCTCACGCCGCCTCATCCGCGAGACCGAAGACCTCATCGTGCGTCTGAACGGGGCGCTCGCGGCCCCCAATGGCGCGGCGATCTTCAGCGATCTGCGTGACCACCTGCAGGCCATCTCGGCGCTGCAGACGCGCCTCTCCCGTGCTCGCCAGGGGCTGATCGAGGCCGAGGCGCGCAGCGGGAGCGCGAGCCCCGAGGTGCAGGAAGTGCGCGCGCAGCGGCGTCGGATCGAGGAAGACCTGGGCCGCATGCCCGTCTCGGCCGACGACTTCATCGCCGCCGATGACGTCTATCACAACCGGTACCGCCGCCTGCGCCGGGAGCTGCGCGAGCTCGAGGTCCAGGTGATGGGTCTCGAAGCGCAGATCGTGGCCACCGAGCGCTTCATGGCGGACACCGAGGGCTCTCGTCAGGCCGAGCCCGAGGGAGTCGAGACGGAGCTCGCGCAGCAGCGGACCGCCGTCGAGGACTATCGGACACGCATCAACCAGCTGCGCCGCGACATCGAGATCGCCGAGCTGCAGGTGGGCGTCGGTGACGCGCGCTACGAGCGCGACGAGCAACTCCGGACGGAGTATGCGGCGCTGGTCGCTCGCGAGCGACAGCTCACCGGCGGTGGACGCAGCGACGTGGACGCCGCGCTGCAGCGCATCAGCGATCTCGAGCGTCGGCTCGTAGAGCGTAAGCGCGCGGTGGCCGCCATCTCGGCGGAGCGCATCGCCGAGATTCGCGTGGTGGTCGACGAGGAGGCGGCGCACGTCGTCACCTACCGTGAGAGCCTCGCGGCGCTCGAGGGAGAGACTGAAGAGGTCATCGGCGTGATTGCCCATCAGAACTTCATGGACGTCCGCGATCGCTTCTACGACATGGTGCTGCGGGCAGACGTCGGGCGCGTGGACGTGGCGTGGGCGGAACGCGAAGAGCACCGCCTGCGTGTGGACATGCTGACGCGGGAGCGGCAGCGGGAGATGCAAGTGCTCGACGACGAGTTCTCGGACATCATGGACACGGTCGAGGACGAAGAGGAGGGCGCGCAATGA
- a CDS encoding RNA polymerase sigma factor has translation MSPLTHDPATDERLLAAFLGGDAQAFEEIVHRYRGPLYNFLLRSVRDPQVAADLLQEVFLRVIQRADKFHGAAKFSTWVYTIARNLTIDHARRMQHRRHRSLDAPVEIDGDGRSTLGERVSGTDLGGERAVDSLAIQRRVASAVEALPSEQREVFLMRQLQGLPFQDIADVVGVPVNTVKSRMRYALERLQEALSEYEHHLEETR, from the coding sequence GTGAGCCCCCTGACGCACGATCCCGCGACCGACGAGCGCCTGCTCGCCGCCTTCCTTGGAGGAGACGCCCAAGCGTTCGAGGAGATCGTCCACCGCTACCGCGGCCCCCTCTACAACTTCCTGCTGCGTTCGGTGCGCGACCCTCAGGTGGCGGCCGATCTGCTCCAGGAGGTCTTCCTGCGTGTCATCCAACGGGCCGACAAGTTCCACGGAGCCGCCAAGTTCTCGACCTGGGTCTACACGATCGCTCGCAACCTGACGATCGACCACGCACGGCGGATGCAGCACCGCCGACATCGCTCGCTGGACGCGCCGGTCGAGATCGACGGCGACGGCCGCAGCACGCTCGGAGAGCGCGTGTCGGGCACCGACCTCGGAGGCGAGCGAGCCGTCGACTCGCTGGCGATCCAGCGCCGCGTAGCGTCCGCCGTCGAGGCGCTCCCCTCCGAACAACGCGAGGTGTTCCTCATGCGCCAGCTCCAGGGGCTGCCCTTCCAGGACATCGCAGACGTCGTGGGCGTCCCTGTGAACACGGTGAAGAGCCGCATGCGCTACGCGCTGGAGCGCCTGCAGGAGGCGCTGTCCGAGTACGAGCACCACCTCGAGGAGACCCGGTGA
- a CDS encoding aspartate kinase, giving the protein MSVIVQKYGGSSVSDVEKIGLVADRICAARDEGYGVVVVVSAMGKTTDELLGLARSIDPNPPRRELDLLLSTGERVSMTLLSMALQRRGCDAISFTGSQSGILTNDWHFDAKILEVRPVRVLDELARGRVVIVAGYQGMSYKREVTTLGRGGSDTTALAMAAALSAERAEIYSDVDGVYSADPRVVPDARHLPELTYVEMQSMSDAGAKVLHAPAVEFARGREVPIHCRATFAPGRETRISNHALAHRRPFAVVGQPGIARLWVAGSDRERRLALQTTRAHSVLPFFDERGEDTTELRIATAHVPDWGRTRDVLLAHPHIRLEEGVSRVSLVGGSAEVQRASLRAELAEAGVGVLAVDVDPHGERVSALVPSAQTDVAVRALHERVVLDPEAND; this is encoded by the coding sequence ATGAGCGTGATCGTCCAGAAGTACGGTGGCAGCTCGGTCTCCGACGTCGAGAAGATTGGGCTCGTGGCGGACCGCATCTGCGCCGCGCGGGACGAAGGCTACGGGGTGGTGGTGGTGGTCTCCGCGATGGGCAAGACCACGGACGAGCTGCTCGGACTCGCCCGCAGCATCGACCCCAACCCGCCGCGGCGCGAGCTGGACCTGCTGCTCTCGACCGGCGAGCGGGTGTCGATGACGCTGCTCTCCATGGCACTGCAGCGCCGCGGCTGCGACGCCATCTCCTTCACCGGCAGCCAGAGCGGCATCCTGACGAACGACTGGCACTTCGACGCGAAGATCCTCGAGGTGCGCCCCGTGCGCGTGCTCGACGAGCTCGCGCGCGGACGTGTCGTGATCGTCGCTGGCTACCAGGGCATGAGCTACAAGCGCGAGGTGACCACGCTCGGTCGCGGCGGTAGCGACACCACCGCTTTGGCGATGGCAGCCGCTCTCTCTGCGGAGCGGGCCGAGATCTACTCGGATGTGGACGGCGTGTACTCGGCCGACCCGCGCGTCGTGCCGGACGCACGGCACCTCCCGGAGCTGACCTACGTGGAGATGCAGTCCATGAGTGACGCCGGCGCCAAGGTGCTGCACGCCCCAGCTGTGGAGTTCGCGCGGGGTCGAGAGGTCCCCATCCACTGCCGCGCCACGTTCGCGCCCGGCCGGGAGACCCGCATCTCGAACCACGCGCTGGCCCACCGCCGTCCCTTCGCCGTGGTCGGCCAGCCCGGCATCGCGCGGCTGTGGGTCGCCGGCAGCGACCGGGAGCGGCGCCTGGCGCTGCAGACCACACGGGCGCACTCGGTGCTGCCGTTCTTCGACGAGCGCGGGGAGGACACGACGGAGCTGCGCATCGCCACGGCGCACGTACCCGACTGGGGGCGCACCCGCGACGTCCTGCTCGCGCACCCGCACATCCGTCTCGAGGAGGGCGTGTCGCGTGTCAGCCTGGTGGGCGGCTCGGCCGAGGTGCAGCGCGCGTCGCTGCGGGCGGAGCTGGCGGAGGCAGGTGTAGGCGTGCTGGCCGTCGACGTGGATCCGCACGGCGAGCGCGTCTCCGCGCTGGTGCCGAGCGCCCAGACGGACGTGGCCGTGCGCGCGCTCCACGAGCGCGTGGTGCTCGACCCCGAAGCGAACGATTGA